The following coding sequences lie in one Pseudoxanthomonas sp. SE1 genomic window:
- a CDS encoding ABC transporter ATP-binding protein, whose amino-acid sequence MNVASLTSAPLARLRGVRHHYGRTLALDGLDLALPAGQVLALLGPNGAGKTTAISQLLGLQRPDAGTAELFGLPPQVLEARRRTGVMLQAAAVPDTLKVRELIDLTRSYYPQPRSVADLIALAGLDGLAQRRYGQLSGGQQRRVQFALAVCGRPDLLFLDEPTTGLDIDARQTLWKAIRELSAQGCAVLLTTHYLEEAEALADRVVVVNHGRVIAEGSVAQIRATVAHRRIRCVSAVPVARVQAWPGVQAALHDGERLEIVAEAAEPIVRRLLAEDATLSDLEVQRAGLADAFLALTRDAQKEAA is encoded by the coding sequence ATGAACGTGGCAAGCCTCACCTCCGCCCCGCTGGCCCGCCTGCGCGGCGTGCGTCACCACTACGGCAGGACGCTGGCGCTGGATGGCCTGGATCTGGCGCTGCCTGCAGGCCAGGTGCTCGCACTGCTCGGTCCGAACGGCGCCGGCAAGACCACGGCGATCAGCCAGCTGCTCGGCCTGCAGCGTCCGGATGCCGGCACGGCCGAATTGTTCGGCCTGCCGCCGCAGGTGCTGGAGGCGCGCCGTCGCACCGGGGTCATGCTGCAGGCTGCCGCCGTGCCCGACACATTGAAGGTACGCGAGCTGATCGACCTGACGCGCAGCTATTACCCGCAGCCGCGCAGCGTGGCTGATCTCATCGCGCTGGCGGGGCTGGATGGCCTGGCGCAACGCCGATACGGCCAGCTGTCCGGAGGCCAGCAGCGCCGCGTGCAGTTCGCGCTGGCCGTCTGCGGCCGCCCGGACCTGCTGTTCCTCGACGAACCCACCACCGGGCTGGACATCGATGCGCGGCAGACGTTGTGGAAGGCGATCCGCGAACTCAGCGCGCAGGGTTGCGCGGTGCTGCTGACGACGCATTACCTGGAAGAAGCGGAAGCACTCGCCGACCGCGTGGTGGTGGTGAATCACGGGCGTGTCATCGCGGAGGGGTCGGTGGCACAGATCCGCGCCACCGTTGCGCACCGCCGCATCCGCTGCGTCAGCGCGGTGCCGGTGGCTCGCGTGCAGGCATGGCCGGGCGTGCAGGCCGCGCTGCACGATGGCGAACGGCTGGAGATCGTCGCCGAAGCCGCCGAGCCCATCGTGCGCCGCCTCCTGGCCGAGGACGCCACCCTGTCCGACCTGGAAGTACAGCGCGCCGGCCTGGCCGATGCGTTCCTTGCCCTGACCCGCGATGCACAGAAGGAAGCCGCCTGA
- a CDS encoding adenosylcobalamin-dependent ribonucleoside-diphosphate reductase, translating to MSTVRLEAVKTEQPALIPMQPASQDIWDKKYRLKTKQGDALDADIDGTYQRVARALADAEATPEKRAYWYERFVWALRRGAIPAGRITSNAGAQQHKPATSTINCTVSGTIEDSMDGILDKVHEAGLTLKAGCGIGYEFSTLRPKGAFVAGAGAYTSGPMSFMDIYDKMCFTVSSAGGRRGAQMGTFEISHPDVKDFIRAKREDGRLRQFNLSLLITDGFMEAVDTDADWPLVFPVNIKEKGDIDVEDAAQVVWREWPTHKNYIVRDDGLVACKIYGHIRARHLWDMIMVSTYDYAEPGFILIDRVNEMNNNWWCETIRATNPCGEQPLPPYGACLLGSVNLTTFVRDPFTDQARFDWEEYKEVVRVFTRMLDNVVEVNGLPLEQQRAEILRKRRHGMGFLGLGSTLTMLKHKYGSPASCEFTEAIAREMAVAGWEMGLALAKEKGAAPIMDELFTVTAAMLRQRPEMAKDGWKVGQEIPGKVLHAKYSRYMQRVASVAPDLVDELAEVGSRFTHHSSIAPTGTISLSLANNASNGIEPSFAHHYSRNVIREGKKSKEKVDVWSYELLAYRELVNPKAMPFSDDADAKLPEYFIAADDISPKEHVDVQAAAQKWVDSSISKTANVPTDYPYEQFKDIYRYAHQQGLKGCTTFRFNPAAFQGVLVKEADLENTTYRFELEDGNVIEVKGNEQIEYDGEMHTAANLFDALKEGYYGKF from the coding sequence ATGAGTACGGTGCGCCTTGAGGCGGTCAAGACGGAACAGCCTGCCCTGATTCCCATGCAACCGGCATCCCAGGACATCTGGGACAAGAAGTACCGGCTGAAGACGAAGCAGGGCGACGCCCTGGACGCCGACATCGATGGCACCTACCAGCGCGTGGCCCGTGCCCTGGCCGACGCCGAAGCCACCCCGGAAAAGCGCGCCTACTGGTACGAGCGCTTCGTGTGGGCGCTGCGCCGCGGGGCCATTCCCGCCGGCCGCATCACCTCCAACGCCGGCGCCCAGCAGCACAAGCCGGCCACCAGCACCATCAACTGCACCGTGTCCGGCACCATCGAGGACTCGATGGACGGCATCCTGGACAAGGTCCACGAAGCCGGCCTGACCCTCAAGGCCGGCTGCGGCATCGGCTACGAGTTCAGCACGCTGCGCCCCAAGGGCGCCTTCGTCGCCGGCGCCGGTGCGTACACCTCCGGCCCGATGTCCTTCATGGATATCTACGACAAGATGTGCTTCACCGTGTCCTCCGCCGGTGGCCGCCGTGGCGCGCAGATGGGCACGTTCGAAATCTCCCACCCGGACGTCAAGGACTTCATCCGCGCCAAGCGCGAAGACGGCCGCCTGCGCCAGTTCAACCTGTCCCTGCTGATCACCGACGGCTTCATGGAAGCCGTGGACACCGACGCCGACTGGCCGCTGGTGTTCCCGGTGAACATCAAGGAGAAGGGCGACATCGACGTCGAGGACGCCGCCCAGGTCGTCTGGCGCGAGTGGCCCACCCACAAGAACTACATCGTCCGCGACGACGGTCTGGTGGCCTGCAAGATCTACGGCCACATCCGCGCGCGCCACCTGTGGGACATGATCATGGTGTCCACGTACGACTACGCCGAGCCGGGTTTCATCCTGATCGACCGCGTCAACGAGATGAACAACAACTGGTGGTGCGAAACCATCCGCGCCACCAACCCGTGCGGCGAACAGCCCCTGCCGCCCTACGGCGCCTGCCTGCTGGGCTCGGTCAACCTGACCACCTTCGTGCGCGACCCCTTTACCGACCAGGCGCGCTTCGACTGGGAGGAATACAAGGAAGTCGTGCGCGTGTTCACCCGCATGCTCGACAACGTGGTCGAAGTGAACGGCCTGCCGCTGGAACAGCAGCGCGCCGAGATCCTGCGCAAGCGCCGCCACGGCATGGGTTTCCTGGGCCTGGGCAGCACGCTGACCATGCTCAAGCACAAGTACGGCAGCCCGGCCTCCTGCGAGTTCACCGAGGCCATCGCCCGCGAGATGGCCGTGGCCGGCTGGGAAATGGGCCTGGCCCTGGCGAAGGAAAAGGGCGCCGCGCCCATCATGGACGAGCTGTTCACCGTCACCGCCGCCATGCTGCGCCAGCGCCCGGAAATGGCGAAGGACGGCTGGAAGGTCGGCCAGGAGATCCCCGGCAAGGTGCTGCACGCCAAGTACAGCCGCTACATGCAGCGCGTGGCCAGCGTCGCCCCCGACCTGGTGGACGAGCTGGCCGAAGTCGGCAGCCGCTTCACCCACCACAGCTCCATCGCGCCCACCGGCACCATCAGCCTGTCGCTGGCCAACAACGCCTCCAACGGCATCGAGCCCTCGTTCGCGCACCACTACAGCCGCAACGTGATCCGCGAAGGCAAGAAGTCCAAGGAAAAGGTCGACGTCTGGTCGTACGAGCTGCTGGCCTACCGCGAACTGGTCAATCCCAAGGCCATGCCGTTCTCGGACGACGCCGACGCCAAGCTGCCGGAGTACTTCATCGCCGCCGACGACATCAGCCCGAAGGAGCACGTCGACGTGCAGGCCGCCGCGCAGAAGTGGGTGGACAGCTCCATCTCCAAGACCGCCAATGTGCCCACGGACTACCCGTACGAGCAGTTCAAGGACATCTACCGCTACGCTCACCAGCAGGGCCTGAAGGGCTGCACCACGTTCCGCTTCAACCCGGCCGCCTTCCAGGGCGTGCTGGTGAAGGAAGCCGACCTGGAGAACACCACCTACCGCTTCGAGCTGGAAGACGGCAACGTCATCGAAGTGAAGGGCAACGAGCAGATCGAGTACGACGGCGAAATGCACACCGCCGCCAACCTGTTCGATGCGTTGAAGGAAGGGTATTACGGCAAGTTCTGA
- a CDS encoding Do family serine endopeptidase, whose protein sequence is MRPFPTLLALTAAAAFGGFAATGLNDLLQKPAQAAPVAAAAVPAAAALPTTVDGQALPSLAPMLKRVTPAVVSVYSRQTVRVASPLGPFGDDPVFRRLFGIPDMPRERVERALGSGVIVDATRGYVLTNHHVVENADGVSVTLSDGRQVEAEFIGSDPDTDIALIRIPTQGLTAVPMANSDQLQVGDFVVAMGNPYGLGQTVTSGIVSAVGRSGIPVAGYQNFIQTDASINPGNSGGALVDLQGRLVGINTASFNPRGSMAGNIGLGFAIPINMARGIMDQLIANDGVVRRGTFGVESQDVDERVARGLGLDAPRGALLTRVYAGSAAAAAGLQPGDVVLAANGQRIDNRAALHNFEGLQPVGARVALEVRRDGKPLQLDVALKEGVRSAEGATLDARLTGATLKELDESARQILRSQGANGGVQVSNVTRNSRAWNSGLRPGDIIVAGSSGEFGDLPSFRASFERKPEQLVLQILRGRGTGRLLMR, encoded by the coding sequence CTGCGCCCGTTTCCCACCCTGCTGGCCCTGACCGCCGCCGCGGCGTTCGGCGGTTTCGCCGCCACCGGCCTGAATGACCTGCTGCAGAAGCCGGCCCAGGCCGCCCCTGTCGCCGCAGCCGCCGTCCCGGCCGCCGCCGCCCTGCCCACCACGGTGGACGGCCAGGCGCTGCCCTCGCTGGCGCCGATGCTCAAGCGGGTCACGCCGGCGGTGGTCAGCGTGTACAGCCGCCAGACCGTGCGGGTGGCCAGCCCGCTGGGGCCGTTCGGCGACGACCCGGTGTTCCGCCGGTTGTTCGGCATCCCCGACATGCCGCGCGAGCGGGTGGAGCGCGCACTGGGCTCGGGCGTGATCGTCGATGCCACCCGCGGCTACGTGCTGACCAACCACCATGTGGTGGAGAACGCCGACGGCGTGTCGGTCACGCTGAGCGACGGCCGCCAGGTGGAAGCCGAGTTCATCGGTTCCGACCCGGATACCGACATCGCGTTGATCCGCATCCCCACCCAGGGCCTGACGGCGGTGCCGATGGCGAACAGCGACCAGCTGCAGGTCGGCGACTTCGTGGTGGCGATGGGCAACCCCTACGGCCTGGGCCAGACGGTCACCTCGGGCATCGTGTCGGCGGTGGGCCGCAGCGGCATCCCGGTGGCCGGCTACCAGAACTTCATCCAGACCGACGCCTCGATCAACCCCGGCAACTCCGGCGGCGCATTGGTCGACCTGCAGGGCCGGCTGGTGGGCATCAACACCGCCAGCTTCAATCCGCGCGGCAGCATGGCCGGCAACATCGGCCTGGGCTTCGCGATCCCGATCAACATGGCGCGCGGGATCATGGACCAGCTGATCGCCAACGACGGCGTGGTGCGCCGGGGCACGTTCGGGGTGGAATCGCAGGACGTGGACGAACGCGTCGCCCGGGGCCTGGGCCTGGACGCCCCGCGTGGCGCGCTGCTCACGCGCGTGTATGCGGGCTCGGCCGCCGCCGCCGCGGGCCTGCAGCCCGGCGACGTGGTGCTGGCCGCCAACGGCCAGCGCATCGACAACCGCGCCGCGCTGCACAACTTCGAAGGCCTGCAGCCGGTGGGCGCGCGCGTGGCGCTGGAGGTACGCCGCGACGGCAAGCCACTGCAACTCGACGTGGCGTTGAAGGAAGGCGTGCGCAGTGCGGAAGGCGCCACCCTGGACGCACGCCTGACCGGCGCCACGCTGAAGGAACTGGACGAATCCGCACGCCAGATACTGCGCAGCCAGGGCGCCAACGGTGGCGTGCAGGTCAGCAACGTGACGCGCAACAGCCGCGCGTGGAACAGCGGGCTGCGCCCGGGCGACATCATCGTGGCGGGCAGCAGCGGCGAATTCGGCGACCTGCCCAGCTTCCGCGCCAGCTTCGAACGCAAGCCGGAGCAGCTGGTGTTGCAGATCCTGCGCGGGCGCGGCACCGGCCGCCTGCTGATGCGGTAA
- a CDS encoding ABC transporter permease, with the protein MDTIAPVPFSSTRAYVLEARYEFLRLLRTPSFSLPCLLFPPVFYLLFGVLLGGKGGPAAAQYMLAGYGVFGVIGVALFGFGVTVAMDREQGLLTLKRAQPMPPGAYLVAKMAMALLFAAIILALLATLAAGVAGVQLSTAQWIAWAITCLVGVLPFSALGLWLGTLVSGRGAPALINLIYLPMAFLSGLWVPLTMLPSVLQTIAPAWPAYHLAHIAQQAVGAGAGRPLGLHVAVLAAITAVFFVLARRRLVQ; encoded by the coding sequence ATGGACACCATCGCTCCCGTTCCGTTTTCCTCCACCCGCGCGTACGTGCTCGAAGCGCGCTACGAATTCCTCCGCCTGCTGCGCACGCCGTCGTTCTCGTTGCCGTGCCTGTTGTTCCCGCCCGTGTTCTACCTGCTGTTCGGTGTGCTGCTCGGTGGCAAGGGCGGTCCGGCCGCCGCGCAGTACATGCTGGCGGGCTATGGTGTGTTCGGGGTGATCGGCGTGGCGCTGTTCGGCTTCGGCGTGACCGTGGCGATGGATCGCGAGCAGGGCCTGCTGACGCTCAAGCGCGCGCAGCCGATGCCGCCGGGCGCCTATCTGGTGGCGAAGATGGCGATGGCCCTGCTGTTTGCCGCGATCATCCTGGCGCTGCTGGCCACCCTCGCGGCCGGCGTGGCGGGCGTGCAGCTGTCGACCGCGCAGTGGATCGCATGGGCCATTACCTGCCTGGTCGGCGTGCTGCCCTTCAGCGCGCTGGGCCTGTGGCTCGGCACGCTGGTCAGTGGGCGCGGCGCCCCTGCGCTGATCAATCTCATCTATCTGCCCATGGCGTTCCTGTCGGGCCTGTGGGTGCCGCTCACGATGCTGCCGTCGGTGCTGCAGACCATTGCGCCGGCATGGCCGGCGTATCATCTGGCGCACATCGCGCAACAGGCCGTCGGCGCGGGCGCGGGGCGTCCGCTGGGGCTGCACGTGGCCGTGCTGGCCGCCATCACCGCCGTGTTCTTCGTACTGGCCCGCCGCCGCCTGGTGCAGTGA
- a CDS encoding response regulator transcription factor encodes MIRVLLAEDQAMVRGALTALLGMESDIDVVGSAADGETAWRELQRLKPDLLVTDIEMPGLTGLELAQRIQRQELPCKVVIVTTFARSGFLRRALDAGVSGYLLKDAPAEDLAEALRKVHRGGRAIDPQLAVEAWSDADPLNDRERQVLRLAGEGQSAGDIAKQLNLSQGTVRNYLSEAIGKLGVANRIEAYRLARQRGWL; translated from the coding sequence ATGATCCGCGTGCTCCTAGCTGAAGACCAGGCCATGGTGCGCGGCGCACTCACCGCGCTGCTGGGCATGGAGAGCGACATCGACGTCGTAGGCAGCGCGGCCGATGGCGAGACCGCATGGCGCGAACTGCAACGGCTCAAGCCCGACCTGCTGGTGACCGACATCGAAATGCCCGGCCTGACCGGACTGGAACTGGCCCAGCGCATCCAGCGGCAGGAACTGCCGTGCAAGGTGGTCATCGTCACCACGTTCGCACGCAGCGGCTTCCTGCGGCGCGCGCTGGATGCGGGTGTCTCGGGTTACCTGCTGAAGGATGCGCCAGCGGAGGACCTCGCCGAGGCGCTGCGCAAGGTGCATCGTGGCGGACGCGCGATCGATCCGCAGCTGGCGGTGGAAGCCTGGTCCGATGCCGACCCGCTCAACGACCGCGAGCGGCAGGTGCTGCGGCTGGCGGGCGAGGGGCAGTCGGCCGGCGACATCGCAAAGCAGCTCAACCTCTCGCAGGGCACGGTACGCAACTATCTGTCCGAAGCCATCGGCAAGCTCGGTGTCGCCAACCGCATCGAGGCCTATCGCCTGGCGCGCCAGCGCGGTTGGTTGTAA
- a CDS encoding leucyl aminopeptidase family protein — protein sequence MSAALAYTDSSANARPLHVLERTQLAAWRATQSPSVNAWLDAQNFTAAAGSLLALPGEQGLAGAVIGIGDALDPYAYAHAPFGLPAGDWEIAGELSADARTALQLGWGLGSYRFDRYKQPPRKPARLVLPQADAEALDLLAASLQVRDLVNTPTEHMGPDDLEAAVRELATTHGALVEVVAGDALLTQNFPAIHAVGRASHRAPRLIALRWGDASLPHVALVGKGVCFDTGGLDIKPADGMRNMKKDMGGAAHAIALARLVMARKLPVRLTLLVPAVENSIGPNAFRPGEVIATRKGVSVEIDNTDAEGRVILCDALTYAGEQAPDLLLDFATLTGAARIALGPDLPALFANDDSVANDWIAAGERMRDPVWRMPLWRPYLRYLTSGIADLANAGSRMAGAVTAALYLERFVPDGMKWAHLDVYAWNDSDRAGRPAGGEALALRSAYAMLKARYGG from the coding sequence ATGAGCGCTGCCCTCGCCTATACCGACTCTTCCGCCAATGCCCGTCCGCTGCATGTACTGGAACGCACGCAGCTGGCCGCGTGGCGTGCCACGCAGTCGCCTTCGGTAAACGCATGGCTGGACGCACAGAACTTCACCGCCGCGGCTGGATCGCTGCTCGCGCTGCCGGGCGAACAGGGCCTGGCTGGCGCAGTGATCGGCATCGGCGACGCGCTGGATCCGTATGCATACGCGCATGCCCCGTTCGGCCTGCCGGCGGGCGACTGGGAGATCGCGGGCGAGCTGTCTGCCGATGCTCGCACCGCGCTGCAGCTCGGCTGGGGCCTGGGCAGCTACAGGTTCGACCGCTACAAGCAGCCGCCGCGCAAACCCGCGCGCCTGGTGCTGCCGCAGGCCGATGCCGAAGCGCTCGACCTGCTGGCCGCCAGCCTGCAGGTGCGCGACCTGGTCAACACGCCCACCGAGCACATGGGCCCGGACGATCTGGAAGCCGCGGTGCGCGAGCTAGCCACCACGCACGGCGCGCTGGTGGAGGTGGTCGCCGGTGATGCGTTGCTGACGCAGAACTTCCCCGCCATCCATGCGGTGGGTCGTGCCTCGCATCGCGCACCGCGGCTGATCGCGCTGCGCTGGGGCGACGCATCGCTGCCGCATGTCGCGCTGGTGGGCAAGGGCGTGTGCTTCGACACCGGCGGCCTGGACATCAAGCCGGCCGACGGCATGCGCAACATGAAGAAGGACATGGGCGGCGCCGCGCACGCGATCGCGCTGGCCCGCCTGGTGATGGCGCGCAAGCTGCCGGTACGCCTGACCCTGCTGGTGCCTGCGGTGGAGAACAGCATCGGACCCAACGCCTTCCGCCCCGGCGAAGTGATCGCCACGCGCAAGGGCGTCAGCGTCGAGATCGACAACACCGATGCCGAAGGCCGCGTGATCCTGTGCGATGCGCTGACCTACGCCGGCGAGCAGGCGCCCGACCTGCTGCTGGACTTCGCCACGCTGACCGGCGCGGCCCGCATTGCGCTGGGCCCGGACCTGCCGGCGCTGTTCGCCAACGACGACAGCGTGGCCAACGACTGGATCGCCGCCGGCGAGCGCATGCGGGACCCGGTCTGGCGCATGCCGCTGTGGCGTCCGTACCTGCGCTACCTGACCAGCGGCATCGCCGACCTGGCCAATGCGGGCTCGCGCATGGCCGGCGCCGTCACCGCCGCGCTGTACCTGGAGCGCTTCGTGCCCGACGGGATGAAGTGGGCGCACCTGGACGTGTACGCGTGGAACGACAGCGACCGCGCCGGCCGCCCCGCCGGTGGCGAAGCCCTCGCGCTGCGCAGCGCGTACGCGATGCTGAAGGCGCGTTACGGCGGCTGA
- a CDS encoding phage holin family protein encodes MKQVGAAGRAAYGSAKDAGRAFRGLVSADFALARSAFGRALAWACVAIVFGASAWLLVTGALIALMQRFGFSWLQALSLAAFISLAMTAFAAWKVGRYFDYTGMHATRRQLAKLGLFDEDDVVDDEPPAAGTAHDPRAGDHGGA; translated from the coding sequence CTGAAGCAGGTCGGCGCGGCCGGGCGTGCCGCGTACGGTTCCGCGAAAGACGCCGGCCGCGCGTTCCGTGGACTGGTATCGGCCGACTTCGCGCTGGCGCGCAGCGCCTTCGGCCGCGCGCTGGCATGGGCCTGCGTGGCGATCGTGTTCGGTGCCTCGGCCTGGTTGCTGGTCACCGGTGCGCTGATCGCGCTGATGCAGCGCTTCGGATTCTCCTGGCTGCAGGCGCTGTCGCTGGCGGCCTTCATCAGCCTGGCCATGACCGCGTTCGCGGCGTGGAAGGTAGGCCGCTACTTCGACTACACCGGCATGCACGCCACCCGTCGCCAGTTGGCGAAGCTGGGGCTGTTCGACGAGGACGACGTGGTCGACGACGAGCCGCCCGCCGCCGGCACCGCGCACGACCCGCGCGCGGGCGACCACGGAGGCGCGTGA
- a CDS encoding AI-2E family transporter: protein MLVLATLAVGYTLWAAQEVLLPVLLAMFFALVGNPIIRVLRRVYVPRSLGALVVLLGGMAATGLLAHKMLPSAMEWAQQAPREMRQLAPKLRELTKPVQDANKAAENFARAAGGQTGRQPQVVHTAPQDEPYRKLLATPRFLASLLAVVLLTFFFMVYGENLQRNAIALLPGRQQKKFTVDILHSIEREVSRYVLTISVINTVVGLVFAGVLYLLGLPLAEALLWGTMAALLNFAPYVGPLIGIVAMLLVGFISFEEPFQSMLPAVAYLVLHTIEGQIVTPIILGRRMALSPLVLILALMLFGWLWGIIGLLLAVPLLVCVKLVLARVEGMEGWARLLE, encoded by the coding sequence ATGCTCGTGCTGGCCACGCTGGCCGTGGGCTACACGCTATGGGCCGCGCAGGAGGTGTTGCTGCCGGTGCTGCTGGCCATGTTCTTCGCCCTGGTCGGCAACCCGATCATCCGCGTGCTGCGCCGGGTCTACGTGCCTCGCTCCCTGGGCGCACTGGTCGTGCTGCTCGGCGGCATGGCCGCGACCGGACTGCTGGCGCACAAGATGCTGCCTTCGGCGATGGAATGGGCACAGCAGGCCCCGCGCGAGATGCGCCAGCTCGCACCCAAGCTGCGCGAACTGACCAAGCCAGTGCAGGACGCCAACAAGGCGGCGGAGAACTTCGCCCGTGCCGCCGGCGGACAGACCGGCAGGCAACCGCAGGTGGTGCACACCGCACCGCAGGACGAGCCCTACCGCAAGCTGCTGGCCACGCCGCGTTTCCTCGCCTCGTTGCTGGCGGTGGTGCTGCTGACGTTCTTCTTCATGGTCTATGGCGAGAACCTGCAACGCAACGCGATAGCGCTGTTGCCGGGGCGGCAGCAGAAGAAGTTCACGGTGGACATCCTCCATTCCATCGAGCGCGAGGTATCGCGCTACGTGCTGACCATCAGCGTCATCAACACCGTGGTGGGCCTGGTGTTCGCCGGCGTGCTCTACCTGCTGGGGCTGCCACTGGCCGAGGCACTGCTGTGGGGCACGATGGCGGCGCTGTTGAACTTCGCACCCTACGTGGGCCCGCTGATCGGGATCGTGGCGATGCTGCTGGTGGGGTTCATCAGTTTCGAGGAACCGTTCCAGTCGATGCTGCCGGCGGTCGCCTACCTGGTGCTGCATACCATCGAGGGGCAGATCGTCACGCCGATCATCCTGGGCCGGCGGATGGCGCTGTCGCCCCTGGTGCTGATCCTGGCGCTGATGCTGTTCGGCTGGCTGTGGGGGATCATCGGGCTGCTGCTGGCGGTGCCGCTGCTGGTGTGCGTGAAGCTGGTGCTGGCGCGGGTGGAAGGGATGGAAGGGTGGGCGCGGCTGCTGGAGTGA
- a CDS encoding HAD-IA family hydrolase, which yields MSFPVRAITLDLDDTLWPFAPIGARIERVLDDWLRQHSPATAAMFPVERMRAVREQVFAAHPQHKHDLSILRRMTLEHALRESGADMTLLDPAYEIFYAARNQVEYYPDAFAALERIAARLPVAAVTNGNADLQRIGLDHLFVHKIHSREHGAAKPEASIFHAACDLLGVPPGDVLHVGDHIEMDVVGAVNAGLRSCWINRPEDHGGRPQHWPHDALRPDLEFATLTALADWLDAHPDFATEHAAA from the coding sequence ATGAGCTTCCCCGTCCGCGCCATCACCCTCGATCTCGACGACACCCTCTGGCCGTTCGCCCCCATCGGCGCCCGGATCGAGCGCGTCCTCGACGACTGGCTGCGCCAGCACAGCCCCGCCACCGCGGCGATGTTCCCGGTCGAGCGCATGCGCGCCGTGCGCGAACAGGTCTTCGCCGCCCACCCCCAGCACAAGCACGACCTCAGCATCCTGCGCCGGATGACGCTGGAACACGCGCTGCGCGAGAGCGGCGCCGACATGACCCTGCTCGATCCCGCATACGAAATCTTCTACGCCGCCCGCAACCAGGTGGAGTACTACCCGGATGCCTTCGCCGCACTGGAACGCATCGCCGCCCGCCTGCCGGTCGCGGCGGTGACCAACGGCAACGCCGACCTGCAGCGGATCGGCCTCGACCATCTGTTCGTCCACAAGATCCACTCGCGCGAGCACGGTGCCGCCAAGCCCGAGGCCAGCATCTTCCACGCGGCCTGCGACCTGCTCGGCGTGCCGCCGGGCGACGTACTGCACGTCGGCGACCATATCGAGATGGATGTCGTGGGCGCGGTGAACGCCGGGCTGCGCAGCTGCTGGATCAACCGCCCGGAAGACCACGGCGGGCGGCCGCAGCACTGGCCGCACGATGCCCTGCGCCCCGACCTGGAATTCGCCACCCTCACCGCGCTGGCCGACTGGCTGGACGCCCACCCCGACTTCGCCACGGAACACGCCGCCGCATGA
- a CDS encoding sensor histidine kinase, giving the protein MKQLSSPLLSTLTRLRDRLVPEALGLGWMPIFLLGYLVFLFMPVLVPSGGDWGGNLQWRLWPTLASIATFLPMYFLAYRGSAMTRMLCTFGIAALGCGLMAYNAFSNTYIIYAAAFVALLPGAVWLRLAVLAALLATYHGLSVWLGFPVFVPVLTAIISVAVFTGNYFQSETVRKRAELKLSHEEVRRLAALAERERIGRDLHDLLGHTLSLVALKSDLAGRLIDRDPQAARNEINEVSRVARDALAQVRRAVTGIRAAGLAAELASARLLLESDGVTLRYEAQDVALPADLETVLALSLREAVTNIQRHARATLAEVTLACSDGHVQLRIRDNGVGSAAVPGNGLSGMHERVEARGGRLRIDSTLRQGTCVEIVLPLPSGEGMEPTATSKPIEGTVGAT; this is encoded by the coding sequence ATGAAGCAACTTTCGTCGCCCCTGCTGTCCACGCTGACGCGCCTGCGCGACCGCCTGGTGCCCGAAGCGCTGGGCCTGGGCTGGATGCCCATCTTCCTGCTGGGCTACCTGGTGTTCCTGTTCATGCCTGTCCTGGTGCCCTCCGGTGGCGACTGGGGCGGCAACCTGCAGTGGCGCCTGTGGCCGACGCTGGCATCGATCGCGACATTCCTGCCGATGTACTTCCTCGCCTACCGTGGCAGTGCGATGACGCGGATGCTGTGCACGTTCGGCATCGCTGCACTGGGCTGTGGTTTGATGGCGTACAACGCCTTCTCCAACACCTACATCATCTACGCGGCCGCATTCGTCGCGCTGCTGCCCGGCGCAGTGTGGCTGCGGCTGGCCGTGCTGGCGGCATTGCTGGCCACTTACCATGGCCTGTCGGTGTGGCTGGGGTTCCCGGTGTTCGTACCGGTGCTGACCGCCATCATCTCGGTGGCCGTGTTCACCGGCAACTACTTCCAGTCCGAAACCGTGCGCAAGCGTGCCGAGCTGAAACTGTCGCACGAGGAAGTGCGCCGGCTCGCCGCGCTGGCCGAACGCGAGCGCATCGGCCGCGACCTGCACGACCTGCTGGGGCACACGCTGTCGCTGGTGGCGTTGAAGTCCGACCTGGCCGGCCGACTGATCGACCGCGACCCGCAGGCCGCCCGCAACGAGATCAACGAAGTCAGCCGCGTCGCCCGCGATGCGCTGGCGCAGGTGCGTCGCGCAGTGACCGGCATCCGTGCAGCCGGGCTGGCGGCCGAACTCGCCTCCGCCCGCCTGCTGCTCGAATCCGACGGCGTCACCCTGCGCTACGAAGCGCAGGACGTGGCACTGCCGGCCGATCTGGAGACGGTGCTTGCTTTGAGCCTGCGCGAGGCGGTGACCAACATCCAGCGCCACGCGCGCGCCACGCTCGCCGAGGTCACCCTGGCCTGCAGCGACGGGCACGTGCAACTGCGCATCCGCGACAACGGCGTCGGCAGCGCCGCCGTGCCGGGCAATGGCCTGAGCGGCATGCACGAGCGTGTGGAAGCGCGCGGCGGGCGCCTGCGCATCGACTCCACGCTGCGGCAGGGGACCTGCGTGGAGATCGTGCTGCCGTTGCCATCGGGGGAAGGGATGGAGCCCACGGCCACATCGAAGCCGATCGAAGGCACTGTAGGAGCGACGTGA